One stretch of Labrus bergylta chromosome 24, fLabBer1.1, whole genome shotgun sequence DNA includes these proteins:
- the LOC110000987 gene encoding transcription elongation factor A N-terminal and central domain-containing protein: MDAKEIVHFALQMEKSSADRSYGNVLTVLADLDKTHITAEQLETTDIVKVLYRLLKSCPDGNIKKTVKGLLAKWKRQYGRGVKCTDEWKASEQDSSAHKTVEREVSKQGEQSEEGKDGGRSLCFASECTSASSECSSASPSISSLRSKCVQLLLDALSKELPNQEKAVMAENIEKQIHELHKSSDVKYKACVRSKVANLRNPKNIHLQQELLNGALSPGAFARMSAEEMASPELRQLREAYSSRGVSERQLPQGVEGTKTQKVRCKKCGGTDCTVTQVSRGALFLPAWVRRGGPDDDAMTFVTCGECGQQWYHSGWVCL; this comes from the coding sequence ATGGATGCAAAAGAAATAGTCCACTTTGCCCTCCAGATGGAGAAATCCAGTGCAGACAGAAGCTATGGGAACGTCTTGACCGTCCTCGCTGACCTCGATAAGACACACATCACAGCAGAGCAGCTGGAGACGACAGACATTGTTAAAGTTCTCTACAGGCTCCTGAAAAGCTGCCCTGATGGGAACATTAAGAAGACAGTGAAGGGCTTGTTGGCCAAGTGGAAGAGACAATATGGAAGAGGTGTGAAATGTACAGATGAGTGGAAGGCTTCTGAACAGGATTCTTCTGCTCACAAAACTGTGGAGAGAGAAGTATCCAAGCAAGGAGAACAATCTGAAGAGGGAAAAGATGGTGGCCGCAGCCTTTGTTTTGCCTCAGAATGCACCTCTGCATCTTCAGAATGCAGCTCTGCGTCTCCCTCCATATCTTCTTTAAGGTCTAAATGTGTCCAGCTCCTCCTCGACGCTCTCTCCAAAGAACTTCCAAATCAAGAAAAAGCCGTCATGGCCGAAAACATCGAAAAGCAAATCCACGAGCTTCACAAATCCAGCGACGTCAAATACAAAGCCTGTGTCAGAAGCAAGGTCGCTAATCTGAGGAATCCTAAAAACATCCATTTGCAGCAGGAGCTGTTGAACGGCGCACTCTCGCCCGGGGCCTTCGCCCGGATGTCCGCGGAGGAAATGGCGAGCCCGGAGCTCCGTCAGCTCAGGGAGGCGTACTCATCGCGCGGCGTTAGTGAGAGGCAGCTTCCTCAGGGGGTAGAAGGGACAAAGACACAGAAGGTCAGGTGTAAAAAATGTGGGGGGACAGACTGCACGGTGACGCAGGTGTCCAGGGGGGCCCTCTTTCTGCCCGCGTGGGTTCGGAGGGGCGGCCCTGACGACGACGCCATGACTTTTGTGACCTGCGGTGAATGTGGACAGCAGTGGTACCACAGCGGCTGGGTCTGCCTCTAA
- the LOC110001005 gene encoding ras-related protein Rab-9A — protein MTTKSALLKVILLGDGGVGKSSLMNRYVTNKFDSHLFHTIGVEFLNKELEVDGHHVTLQIWDTAGQERFRSLRTPFYRGSDCCLLTFSVDDGQSFQNLNNWKKEFTYYADVKDPDNFPFVVLGNKLDVPERQVSGEDVRKWCRENGGHPYFETSAKDATNVASAFEEAVRRILALDDRADHLIHTDTVDLQRKSPPDPTCC, from the coding sequence ATGACGACCAAGTCAGCCCTCCTGAAGGTGATCCTCCTGGGAGACGGAGGCGTGGGCAAGTCCTCTCTCATGAACCGCTACGTCACCAACAAGTTCGACTCGCACCTCTTCCACACCATCGGCGTCGAGTTCCTCAACAAGGAGCTGGAGGTGGACGGCCACCACGTCACGCTTCAGATCTGGGACACGGCGGGCCAGGAGCGTTTTCGCAGCCTGCGCACGCCGTTCTACCGCGGCTCTGACTGCTGCCTGCTCACCTTCAGCGTGGACGACGGGCAGAGCTTTCAAAACCTGAACAACTGGAAGAAGGAGTTCACGTACTACGCTGACGTCAAGGACCCCGACAACTTCCCCTTCGTGGTGCTCGGCAACAAATTGGACGTACCTGAGAGGCAGGTTTCAGGGGAGGACGTGCGGAAATGGTGCCGTGAGAACGGCGGACACCCGTACTTTGAGACGAGCGCTAAGGATGCGACGAACGTAGCATCAGCCTTTGAGGAGGCGGTGCGTCGCATCCTGGCGCTGGATGACAGAGCCGATCATCTTATCCACACGGACACAGTAGACCTGCAGAGGAAGAGTCCACCTGACCCCACCTGCTGCTGA
- the LOC110001004 gene encoding neuronal membrane glycoprotein M6-b isoform X2: MGCFECCIKCLGGVPYASLVATILCFSGVALFCGCGHVALTGTLTMLEIHFSRITTDHATLAMVIQIFQYIIYGIASFFFVYAILLLAEGFYTTSAIKKELQSDFKTTVCGRCITAFFMFLTYILFLAFLAIFGFTAIPVFLFFNMWNTCAAMRSPDSNITAPDSICVDVRQYGIIPWNATPGKACGATLGDICNTSEFYLSYHLYIVAFAGAGATVIALTHYLMILGANWAYLKSAVSTHEYQDIKTKDDQDLEAEARSKEGQNSSSYS; the protein is encoded by the exons GATGCTTCGAGTGCTGCATCAAGTGTCTGGGCGGGGTGCCCTACGCCTCCCTGGTGGCCACCATCCTCTGCTTCTCAGGCGTGGCCCTGTTCTGCGGCTGCGGCCACGTGGCGCTGACCGGCACCCTGACCATGCTGGAGATCCACTTCTCCCGAATCACAACCGACCACGCCACCCTCGCCATGGT GATCCAGATCTTTCAGTACATCATCTACGGCATTGCCTCTTTCTTCTTCGTCTACGCCATCCTCCTGCTCGCCGAGGGCTTTTACACCACCAGCGCCATCAAGAAGGAGCTGCAGAGCGACTTCAAGACGACCGTGTGCGGACGCTGCATCACCGCCTTC TTCATGTTCCTGACCTACATCCTCTTCCTGGCCTTCCTCGCCATCTTCGGCTTCACGGCGATACCCgttttcctcttcttcaacATGTGGAACACCTGCGCTGCCATGAGGTCTCCCGACTCCAACATCACCGCGCCTGACTCCATCTGTGTGGACGTAAGGCAGTATG GTATTATTCCCTGGAACGCCACACCGGGAAAAGCTTGTGGAGCCACACTGGGAGACATCTGCAACACCAGCGAG TTCTACCTCTCCTACCACCTCTACATCGTTGCGTTTGCCGGCGCCGGAGCCACCGTCATCGCATTG ACCCACTACCTGATGATTTTGGGGGCAAACTGGGCCTACCTGAAGAGTGCTGTCTCCACGCACGAGTACCAGGACATCAAGACCAAGGATGACCAGGATCTGGAGGCCGAGGCGCGCTCCAAGGAGGGCCAgaactcctcctcctactcatAA
- the LOC110001004 gene encoding neuronal membrane glycoprotein M6-b isoform X1, with amino-acid sequence MDGTKPAMESNAEETQDEGQESKGCFECCIKCLGGVPYASLVATILCFSGVALFCGCGHVALTGTLTMLEIHFSRITTDHATLAMVIQIFQYIIYGIASFFFVYAILLLAEGFYTTSAIKKELQSDFKTTVCGRCITAFFMFLTYILFLAFLAIFGFTAIPVFLFFNMWNTCAAMRSPDSNITAPDSICVDVRQYGIIPWNATPGKACGATLGDICNTSEFYLSYHLYIVAFAGAGATVIALTHYLMILGANWAYLKSAVSTHEYQDIKTKDDQDLEAEARSKEGQNSSSYS; translated from the exons GATGCTTCGAGTGCTGCATCAAGTGTCTGGGCGGGGTGCCCTACGCCTCCCTGGTGGCCACCATCCTCTGCTTCTCAGGCGTGGCCCTGTTCTGCGGCTGCGGCCACGTGGCGCTGACCGGCACCCTGACCATGCTGGAGATCCACTTCTCCCGAATCACAACCGACCACGCCACCCTCGCCATGGT GATCCAGATCTTTCAGTACATCATCTACGGCATTGCCTCTTTCTTCTTCGTCTACGCCATCCTCCTGCTCGCCGAGGGCTTTTACACCACCAGCGCCATCAAGAAGGAGCTGCAGAGCGACTTCAAGACGACCGTGTGCGGACGCTGCATCACCGCCTTC TTCATGTTCCTGACCTACATCCTCTTCCTGGCCTTCCTCGCCATCTTCGGCTTCACGGCGATACCCgttttcctcttcttcaacATGTGGAACACCTGCGCTGCCATGAGGTCTCCCGACTCCAACATCACCGCGCCTGACTCCATCTGTGTGGACGTAAGGCAGTATG GTATTATTCCCTGGAACGCCACACCGGGAAAAGCTTGTGGAGCCACACTGGGAGACATCTGCAACACCAGCGAG TTCTACCTCTCCTACCACCTCTACATCGTTGCGTTTGCCGGCGCCGGAGCCACCGTCATCGCATTG ACCCACTACCTGATGATTTTGGGGGCAAACTGGGCCTACCTGAAGAGTGCTGTCTCCACGCACGAGTACCAGGACATCAAGACCAAGGATGACCAGGATCTGGAGGCCGAGGCGCGCTCCAAGGAGGGCCAgaactcctcctcctactcatAA